The Nitrospiria bacterium genomic interval TGGACCTTTACCCCGATCGCCTGATTCCGATAGGGACGGTATGAAATTAAAGGGCACGATCAAGAAGATAGAAGCTAGGAAGGGTTCGGGATTCATTCTGGCCGAAGATGGTCGGGAATTTTTCTTTCACAAGACCCATCTGGAGGGCCTTAAATTTAACAGCCTGCAGGTAGGCGATGCCATCGAATTTGAATTCGACGAATTTCGCGGCCAGACCACACCCAAGGCGATGGTAACCACAATTGTTAGGAGGGAAATAGCCAGTGGTAAGTGATAAGCAGAGGCAAAAATGAAAGCAAAAAATAAAAAATTCTCTCAACAGGCTGTGGTTATACCCGAAGATTTTGAAATCACCCCGGATGTTGAACATGCGTTCAGCTTGATGGAACACACGAGACGGCATATCTACATTACCGGGAAGGCCGGGACCGGTAAATCCACGCTTCTTCAATATTTTAAAGAAAATACAAAGCGGGAAATCGTTGTGTTGGCTCCCACAGGCGTGGCCGCCATTAATGTTGGCGGTTCAACAATCCACTCTTTCTTTCGGTTTCCTCCGCGTCTCATAACTGAAAAAGAAGTGAGGAGGGTTCGCGGCAAGAAAAAGCTATTTGCCGCATTAGACACCATTGTCATCGATGAGGTGTCAATGGTGCGGGCAGACGTCATGGATGCCATTGATCACTCTCTGAGATTAAACCGTTTACGGCCAAACGAGCCCTTTGGGGGTGTACAAGTAATCTGTATCGGTGATCTTTATCAGCTTCCACCCATTGTTGAGGCGGAGTTACAGGCGTATCTCAACGACACCTATGAAAGCCCGTACTTCTTTGATTCCAAGGCGTTCAAAGAGAATAAATTTGAAGTGATTGAGCTGGGGAAAGTGTTTCGCCAGAAAGATTCCAGGTTTATCGAGCTGTTAAATAAAGTCCGCAATAATGATCTCGGTGAGTCTGATTTACTCGATCTCAATCAACGGTGCGATCCAACCCTCGGCTTTGAAAAGGGGGAACTGACGATTACGCTTACCAGCACCAATCGACGAGCGTTGGACATCAATTTAAAACATTTGGATTCCTTAGGGTCGAAAGATTATGCTTTTGATGCCGTGGTGACCGGCAATTATGATAAGCACTCTTACCCAACGGAAGAACGGTTGAAGTTAAAACCGGGGGCCCAGGTGATGATGGTCAAGAACGATCCCACTAAACGGTGGGTCAACGGGAGTCTTGGGGTGATTCAAAAGCTTTCACAAGATTCAATTACCGTATTGGTAGGTGATTCCCTTTGTACCGTTGAGCCATCAGAGTGGGAAAAATTTGAGTATGAATATAACAGGGGAGAAGGCCGGATTGAGCCCAAGGTTACCGGTTCCTTCAAACAGTATCCGATCAAGCTTGCTTGGGCGATCACTATCCATAAAAGCCAAGGCAAGACATTTGATAACGTTATTATCGATCTAGGGTACGGTGCGTTTGCACACGGGCAAACCTATGTAGC includes:
- a CDS encoding cold shock domain-containing protein, which gives rise to MKLKGTIKKIEARKGSGFILAEDGREFFFHKTHLEGLKFNSLQVGDAIEFEFDEFRGQTTPKAMVTTIVRREIASGK
- a CDS encoding AAA family ATPase, giving the protein MKAKNKKFSQQAVVIPEDFEITPDVEHAFSLMEHTRRHIYITGKAGTGKSTLLQYFKENTKREIVVLAPTGVAAINVGGSTIHSFFRFPPRLITEKEVRRVRGKKKLFAALDTIVIDEVSMVRADVMDAIDHSLRLNRLRPNEPFGGVQVICIGDLYQLPPIVEAELQAYLNDTYESPYFFDSKAFKENKFEVIELGKVFRQKDSRFIELLNKVRNNDLGESDLLDLNQRCDPTLGFEKGELTITLTSTNRRALDINLKHLDSLGSKDYAFDAVVTGNYDKHSYPTEERLKLKPGAQVMMVKNDPTKRWVNGSLGVIQKLSQDSITVLVGDSLCTVEPSEWEKFEYEYNRGEGRIEPKVTGSFKQYPIKLAWAITIHKSQGKTFDNVIIDLGYGAFAHGQTYVALSRCRSFEGIRLKNPLRYSDIILDGTVSQFHDMP